The following coding sequences lie in one Candidatus Eremiobacterota bacterium genomic window:
- a CDS encoding UbiA family prenyltransferase, with translation MRSIVLFLREIRIEHTLFALPFAYVGAILAARGIPTLSALAWITVAVLGARTAAMAANRFLDREIDARNPRTARRALASGTLSPATMLWASAGGLTLLLVAAWMLNPLCVKLMPLAALLLLAYPLCKRFTWTTHFVLGAVDGLAPLGAYIGIAGALTVPALLLFLAVTIWVAGFDIIYALMDLGIDRAQGIRSLPVRFGEASGRVLPLLLHGAMLLLLGGAGLLAGAGRVYFLGVLSVAVLIIYEEHLFRSGVNLFVINERIFISNMTFSVFFLLTTVGGYA, from the coding sequence ATGAGAAGCATCGTCCTTTTTCTGCGTGAGATTCGCATCGAGCATACGCTCTTCGCGCTGCCGTTCGCTTACGTCGGAGCGATCTTAGCCGCACGCGGCATTCCAACACTCTCGGCGCTGGCGTGGATTACCGTCGCGGTGCTCGGCGCGCGGACGGCAGCGATGGCGGCAAATCGCTTCTTGGACCGGGAGATCGATGCTCGCAATCCGCGCACCGCGCGCCGCGCGCTCGCGAGCGGCACGCTTTCACCTGCGACGATGCTCTGGGCCAGCGCGGGCGGTTTGACGTTGCTGCTCGTGGCCGCCTGGATGCTGAATCCGCTCTGCGTCAAGCTCATGCCGCTGGCGGCGCTGCTCTTGCTCGCCTATCCACTCTGTAAGCGCTTCACCTGGACGACGCACTTCGTGCTGGGCGCCGTCGACGGTCTGGCGCCGCTCGGCGCCTACATTGGAATCGCCGGTGCTCTGACGGTCCCTGCACTGCTGCTCTTTTTGGCGGTAACGATCTGGGTCGCGGGTTTTGACATCATTTACGCGCTCATGGATCTCGGGATCGACCGAGCGCAGGGTATCCGATCCCTCCCGGTTCGCTTCGGCGAAGCGAGCGGACGAGTTCTACCATTGCTGCTTCACGGCGCCATGTTGCTGCTGCTAGGCGGAGCCGGACTGCTCGCCGGCGCCGGTCGCGTCTATTTTCTCGGCGTGCTCTCAGTCGCGGTACTCATCATTTACGAGGAGCATCTCTTTCGAAGCGGGGTTAATCTCTTCGTCATTAACGAACGAATCTTCATCTCAAACATGACGTTCTCGGTCTTTTTCTTGCTCACGACCGTTGGTGGATACGCGTGA
- a CDS encoding GntR family transcriptional regulator: protein MPAVLTVDPRSGVPIYLQIIEQIKRSIALGLLQSGEQLPTVKQLAIDLTVNPNTVARAYRDLERDQVIETSPGRGSFVRGNGVADSPKIATEIAGDALDVALREAKSVGIGRDDVAKLFEVALRRWFGESVGSE, encoded by the coding sequence ATGCCGGCCGTCTTAACGGTCGATCCGCGCAGTGGCGTGCCAATCTACCTGCAAATCATCGAGCAAATCAAGCGGTCCATCGCACTCGGTCTTTTGCAGTCTGGCGAGCAGCTTCCAACCGTCAAGCAGCTCGCGATCGACCTCACCGTCAATCCAAACACGGTTGCTCGCGCCTATCGAGACCTCGAACGCGACCAAGTGATCGAGACTTCTCCTGGACGTGGATCGTTCGTGCGGGGCAACGGCGTCGCCGATTCGCCGAAGATTGCCACAGAAATTGCCGGCGACGCGCTCGACGTCGCATTGCGCGAGGCTAAATCGGTTGGTATTGGGCGCGACGACGTGGCGAAGCTCTTCGAAGTGGCGTTGCGACGATGGTTTGGCGAGAGCGTAGGAAGTGAGTGA
- a CDS encoding HAMP domain-containing histidine kinase has protein sequence MILRTAALYLGIFICVLLALDAAAYAFIAREYASSVAPALATPEVARALATAMRRVLITLSAIDLPLIAIVALASYALARVTIAPLQAARERERIFAADAAHELRSPLAAIAAIAQAARTGATQEARTAFDAIASSALEASAVVSDLLTLARDPGRRALQCEPVDLGAVVASTSRETEPVARARGIRVQSAPASAIVDGDERRLRELARNLLDNAVRHARGNVSIASRRNGSLCEIVVEDDGDGVPPQERQRVFQRFYRRANDGTGSGLGLAIVRWIANAHEGDVTVEAASWGGARFIVAIPAHKENLRSGA, from the coding sequence ATGATCCTGCGCACGGCGGCGCTCTACCTCGGCATTTTTATCTGCGTGCTTCTCGCGCTCGACGCCGCTGCGTACGCATTCATCGCGCGCGAGTACGCGTCGTCCGTCGCGCCCGCGCTCGCTACGCCGGAAGTAGCCCGGGCGCTGGCCACGGCAATGCGTCGCGTTCTGATCACGCTCTCGGCCATCGACCTGCCGCTGATCGCGATCGTGGCGCTGGCGTCGTATGCACTCGCGCGGGTGACGATTGCGCCATTGCAAGCGGCGCGCGAGCGCGAGCGCATCTTCGCCGCCGATGCCGCGCACGAGCTGCGGTCGCCGCTCGCGGCGATCGCCGCGATCGCTCAAGCCGCCAGGACGGGCGCCACACAGGAGGCGCGTACAGCCTTCGACGCGATCGCAAGCAGCGCGCTGGAGGCCTCCGCCGTCGTCAGCGATTTGCTCACCTTGGCGCGCGATCCCGGGCGCCGCGCCCTTCAGTGCGAACCCGTCGACCTTGGCGCCGTCGTTGCGAGCACGTCACGCGAAACGGAGCCCGTTGCCCGGGCGCGCGGGATCCGCGTGCAGAGCGCTCCGGCCAGCGCGATCGTCGACGGTGACGAACGGCGCCTACGCGAACTCGCGCGAAATTTACTCGACAATGCCGTGCGCCACGCCCGCGGCAACGTTTCGATCGCTTCACGTCGCAACGGCTCCCTCTGCGAAATCGTCGTCGAGGATGACGGCGACGGCGTGCCGCCACAAGAACGTCAGCGGGTATTTCAGCGTTTCTACCGGCGCGCGAACGACGGAACGGGCAGCGGCCTGGGCCTCGCGATCGTGCGCTGGATCGCAAACGCGCACGAGGGCGACGTCACCGTCGAAGCGGCATCGTGGGGCGGCGCACGGTTCATCGTCGCAATCCCGGCACACAAAGAGAATCTCCGCTCCGGCGCGTAA
- a CDS encoding ABC transporter ATP-binding protein — MKTITIDNVRKTYGPVAALDGFSLEIPSAGVFGLLGPNGAGKTTTFKCMLGLARPTSGRILYDGQPLTPAMLERIAYVAERSVLYDWMTVAEHMEMTRRAFANFDPRQALELLGAFNVDPRRRARALSKGMRTAVMIALAFARNAEVLILDEPTSGLDPVNQRTVLSLMINEAAKGNCVVFSSHQIGQVERAAEQIAVMDRGRVVLRGLVDDLKGDRKIVEGVFPDAHFILDGIAADARVARVDRTERIVRLLVTGGADDIASRLSAAGAMGVRVLDLNLEDIFLYAVSPTTATTDIVVKELSS, encoded by the coding sequence ATGAAGACGATAACGATCGATAACGTACGGAAGACGTACGGCCCCGTTGCGGCTCTGGACGGCTTCTCCCTCGAGATTCCGAGTGCCGGCGTCTTCGGATTGCTCGGCCCAAACGGTGCCGGTAAGACCACGACGTTCAAATGTATGCTGGGGCTGGCACGGCCAACCAGCGGAAGGATTCTCTACGACGGCCAACCGCTCACGCCGGCGATGCTGGAACGAATCGCCTACGTGGCCGAGCGCAGCGTGCTCTACGACTGGATGACCGTCGCAGAGCATATGGAGATGACCCGGCGCGCCTTTGCGAACTTCGATCCGCGGCAGGCACTCGAACTGCTTGGGGCGTTTAACGTCGACCCGCGCCGGCGCGCACGCGCGCTCTCCAAAGGCATGCGAACCGCGGTGATGATCGCGCTAGCGTTCGCGCGCAATGCCGAGGTTCTCATTCTCGACGAGCCGACCAGCGGATTGGATCCGGTCAACCAGCGGACCGTCCTGAGCCTGATGATCAACGAGGCGGCAAAAGGGAACTGCGTCGTTTTCTCATCGCACCAAATCGGCCAAGTCGAACGCGCAGCCGAACAGATCGCCGTCATGGACCGCGGTCGTGTCGTATTGCGCGGTCTCGTCGACGATCTCAAAGGCGATCGAAAAATCGTCGAGGGAGTATTTCCAGACGCTCATTTCATTCTCGACGGCATTGCGGCGGATGCGCGCGTCGCTCGCGTCGATCGCACCGAGCGGATCGTTCGCCTGCTCGTGACGGGCGGCGCGGACGACATCGCATCGAGGCTCTCCGCGGCGGGTGCGATGGGCGTACGAGTGCTCGACCTTAACCTCGAAGACATCTTCTTGTATGCCGTGTCGCCGACAACCGCGACGACGGATATCGTCGTAAAGGAACTCTCCTCATGA
- a CDS encoding winged helix-turn-helix domain-containing protein: protein MSLYEFGPFQLDATRLLLLDRGAPLPIGPKVVETLLALIEHPGEIFPKGELLARIWPDGYVDEANLAQNIYVLRKLLRRRWNVEAIETIPRRGYRFTAPVARREELSRSEPRRVPAVRPFVVRRGLVLAAALALAMVGGSALTSGSPSRPIAGSSIAAQDTRLYEIGRYYWNLRTRDGIAKSVAYFSRVVTNDPRDSRGYAGLASANAIMADYGYGPSQRIEIARARGYARKSLALDPNNGEAYAVLGLISTRTMKVAAPQIARALSDLRRAIALDPANGTAHQWYGMALLEQGRVADAYGELTIAAQLDPLSVATTAWLGTTAYLERHYRDAIAYANETLDLSPQRSDAYETLGLAYEALGDDARAEATFRRLQHLCTRCAGEAAALLAPLYARSNRMVDARAELRLARAEAQLVAPEDLVVAFEAVGDHGTAMTWLRRWRGDSTYAAEIANDPRFAGLRRSTKSGA from the coding sequence ATGAGCCTTTACGAATTTGGACCTTTTCAACTCGACGCTACGCGGCTGCTCTTACTCGATCGCGGCGCTCCGCTTCCGATCGGCCCGAAAGTCGTCGAAACGCTTTTGGCGCTGATCGAGCATCCCGGCGAAATCTTTCCAAAAGGCGAGCTGCTTGCGCGGATTTGGCCCGATGGATACGTTGATGAAGCGAATTTGGCGCAGAACATCTACGTTCTGCGCAAACTCTTGCGGCGGCGTTGGAACGTGGAAGCGATCGAGACTATACCCCGGCGCGGATATCGCTTTACCGCGCCGGTCGCGCGCCGTGAAGAGTTATCGCGCTCGGAGCCAAGGCGGGTTCCCGCGGTACGGCCATTCGTCGTCCGGCGAGGATTGGTGCTGGCAGCCGCGCTCGCCCTCGCGATGGTCGGCGGATCGGCGCTGACGTCCGGATCCCCGTCGCGGCCGATTGCCGGTTCTTCGATTGCGGCGCAAGACACACGCCTGTATGAAATTGGCCGGTACTATTGGAATTTACGTACGCGCGACGGCATTGCCAAGAGCGTTGCCTACTTTTCCCGCGTCGTCACCAACGATCCGCGCGATTCGCGCGGCTACGCGGGTTTGGCCTCGGCAAACGCGATCATGGCGGACTACGGATACGGACCTTCTCAAAGAATCGAAATCGCACGAGCCCGCGGCTACGCGCGCAAATCTTTGGCGCTCGATCCCAACAATGGCGAGGCCTATGCGGTGCTCGGCTTAATCTCGACGCGAACAATGAAAGTCGCCGCGCCGCAGATCGCGCGCGCGCTCTCCGACCTGCGCCGAGCGATCGCGCTCGATCCCGCGAACGGAACCGCGCATCAGTGGTACGGTATGGCGCTGCTCGAACAAGGTCGAGTCGCGGATGCGTACGGCGAGCTTACGATCGCGGCACAGCTCGACCCCCTCTCGGTGGCGACCACCGCATGGCTGGGCACGACCGCCTACCTCGAACGGCATTATCGCGATGCGATCGCCTACGCAAACGAGACGCTCGATCTGTCACCGCAACGATCGGACGCGTACGAGACGCTTGGACTCGCGTACGAAGCATTGGGCGATGACGCGCGCGCGGAAGCGACGTTTCGACGCCTGCAGCATCTCTGCACCCGCTGCGCCGGGGAAGCGGCGGCCCTGCTCGCCCCGCTCTACGCGCGCTCGAACCGCATGGTCGACGCGCGAGCCGAGCTGCGCCTCGCGCGAGCGGAAGCCCAACTTGTCGCGCCCGAAGATCTCGTTGTCGCCTTCGAAGCGGTGGGAGATCACGGAACCGCGATGACCTGGTTGCGGCGCTGGCGCGGCGACAGCACCTATGCGGCCGAAATCGCCAACGATCCCCGGTTTGCGGGACTGCGTAGAAGCACGAAGTCAGGGGCTTGA
- a CDS encoding YegS/Rv2252/BmrU family lipid kinase: MRAFLVVNPASRRGGQSGDAVRAELARLGVEIVQQWPSTGAVDAIVVAGGDGTLVGEIPRAIEHGVPIGLVPLGTFNDLARTLSIPLDIERACALIAAGHTRTIDAARVNGRCYVTEASVGLSSRLTRLQRPVDKQRFGLLAAAASLLQAVRFARPFHVEIVGGGQRTCLRAIQVTVANSPRFAAFIVDPTAAIDDGRLDCYCVELRSALDFFSIAAAIARRRRSAQGLRTFRAEEFEVRTRRPHRISADGEPAGTTPARFEILRNALRIFAPPP, from the coding sequence GTGCGAGCCTTTTTGGTGGTCAATCCGGCCTCGAGGCGCGGAGGTCAGTCCGGTGACGCGGTGCGCGCGGAGTTGGCGCGACTGGGCGTGGAGATCGTGCAGCAGTGGCCATCGACCGGCGCGGTCGATGCGATTGTCGTCGCCGGGGGAGATGGAACGCTCGTAGGAGAGATTCCGCGCGCAATCGAGCACGGAGTTCCGATTGGGCTCGTGCCGCTCGGCACGTTTAACGACCTGGCGCGTACGCTGAGCATTCCGCTCGATATCGAACGCGCTTGCGCGCTTATCGCGGCCGGCCATACACGAACCATCGATGCTGCTCGCGTCAATGGCAGATGCTACGTCACCGAAGCGAGCGTCGGACTCTCCAGCCGTCTCACTCGTCTACAGCGACCGGTCGACAAACAGCGCTTCGGTTTACTGGCCGCCGCCGCGAGCCTGCTCCAAGCGGTCCGCTTCGCTCGGCCCTTTCACGTCGAGATCGTCGGCGGCGGTCAGCGAACGTGTCTGCGCGCGATTCAGGTCACCGTGGCGAACAGTCCGCGCTTCGCGGCTTTCATCGTCGACCCAACTGCGGCAATCGACGATGGCCGCCTCGATTGTTATTGCGTTGAGCTGCGCAGCGCATTGGACTTCTTTTCTATCGCAGCGGCAATCGCGCGGAGGCGTCGCTCGGCCCAGGGACTGCGTACCTTTCGGGCGGAGGAGTTCGAGGTCCGGACGCGTCGTCCACATCGGATTAGCGCCGACGGCGAGCCGGCGGGCACGACCCCGGCGCGGTTCGAAATTTTGCGCAACGCGCTGCGGATCTTTGCCCCGCCGCCGTAA
- a CDS encoding menaquinone biosynthesis decarboxylase — MPFASLQQFTEALRAAGELHVVGASVDPHLEISAITDRVVKAGGPALLFTNVKGSRFPVLTNQFGSRRRMSIALEANDLDDVGARIRKLINLAPPDSSPIGKLRGALQFAPLRHAIPKVVRSGSVHDVVMAKPDVTALPVLTTWPLDAGPFITLPLVITKDPTTGRFNVGMYRMQIFNSTQTAMHWQRHKHGRAHAKAWGSRVPVAVAIGTEPALTYAASAPLPPMLDEFAFAGLLRGKPVELVRAKTVDLMVPAEAEFSLEGYVDNEDQRTEGPFGDHTGVYTPADRYPTFHITCITHRRNPIYAATVVGKPPMEDAWLGKATERIFLPILQAMLPEVVDMNLPVEGGFHNLAIVSIRKSYAGQAKKVMNALWGLGHMMMLTRVLIVVDADVDVQDTRATAWLVLNNLAPERDVVMMPGPVDDLDHGSYSVAYGTKVGIDATRKDASEGYPRSWPTEMVMDAATRRMVSERWHAYGLDRITKALQADGWSGQGEAAYDRLMRSNRDDAR, encoded by the coding sequence ATGCCCTTCGCGTCGTTGCAGCAGTTCACCGAAGCTTTGCGCGCCGCCGGCGAGCTTCACGTCGTCGGTGCCTCTGTCGATCCGCACCTCGAGATCAGCGCCATTACCGATCGGGTCGTCAAGGCCGGAGGTCCGGCCTTACTCTTCACCAACGTCAAAGGATCGCGATTTCCGGTTCTGACGAATCAGTTCGGCAGCCGCCGTCGGATGTCGATCGCACTGGAGGCGAACGACCTCGACGACGTCGGAGCGCGCATTCGCAAGCTCATCAACCTCGCTCCGCCCGATAGCTCGCCGATTGGGAAGCTGCGCGGCGCCCTGCAGTTCGCGCCGTTGCGTCATGCGATCCCGAAGGTCGTTCGCTCCGGCAGCGTTCATGACGTCGTCATGGCCAAACCCGACGTCACAGCGCTTCCCGTGCTCACGACATGGCCGCTTGACGCCGGTCCGTTCATCACCTTGCCCCTGGTGATTACCAAAGATCCTACGACCGGCCGTTTCAATGTGGGCATGTATCGCATGCAAATCTTCAACTCGACCCAAACCGCGATGCATTGGCAACGTCATAAGCACGGTCGCGCGCACGCGAAGGCGTGGGGCAGCAGAGTACCGGTTGCAGTAGCAATCGGTACGGAGCCGGCACTCACCTATGCCGCAAGCGCGCCCCTGCCCCCGATGCTTGACGAGTTCGCATTCGCGGGTCTGCTGCGTGGCAAACCGGTCGAGTTGGTGCGCGCTAAGACGGTTGATTTGATGGTTCCGGCCGAGGCGGAGTTTTCGCTCGAAGGGTACGTCGACAATGAAGACCAGCGTACTGAAGGGCCCTTCGGCGACCACACCGGAGTCTACACGCCCGCGGATCGCTACCCGACCTTCCACATCACATGCATAACCCACCGTCGCAATCCTATCTACGCCGCCACGGTCGTCGGCAAGCCGCCCATGGAAGACGCGTGGCTCGGTAAGGCGACCGAACGAATCTTTCTGCCGATCCTGCAAGCCATGCTTCCCGAAGTCGTCGACATGAATCTTCCGGTGGAAGGCGGATTCCATAACTTAGCGATCGTTTCAATTCGCAAATCGTATGCGGGCCAGGCAAAAAAAGTGATGAACGCGTTGTGGGGTCTGGGTCACATGATGATGCTCACCCGTGTCTTAATCGTCGTCGATGCGGACGTCGACGTCCAGGACACGCGCGCGACGGCGTGGCTCGTCCTCAACAACCTCGCCCCCGAGCGCGACGTGGTCATGATGCCCGGCCCGGTTGACGATCTCGATCACGGCTCGTACAGCGTCGCCTACGGCACGAAGGTCGGCATTGACGCCACCCGCAAGGACGCGTCGGAGGGTTATCCGCGCTCATGGCCGACCGAAATGGTCATGGACGCTGCAACGCGCCGAATGGTGAGCGAGCGTTGGCACGCGTATGGCCTCGATCGCATCACAAAAGCCTTGCAGGCCGACGGTTGGTCGGGACAAGGCGAAGCCGCGTACGATCGGCTCATGCGTTCGAATCGGGACGACGCGCGATGA
- a CDS encoding MFS transporter, translated as MRGPRPHNPMPESRYEVLALFTTAMVGASIFIVSTGALAPYFRSALHLGQTQLGLVLSIQLLGSVAMTSVAGLLTDRYGDKAIVFWSGTLMGVSLFAASLVANYIWLMLWLFVYGIGYAAVTPAGSHAVIFFFDKAHRGFAMGVRQCGVPIAGLLGSIALPAVAAHFQYRGALATAGAVTILGAWTASSLYREPRELQGERASMRAMFAGMLQIARETRLILLTITSMVLIYGQFALIGFFTLTLVRQAGYALPLAVGLFSLSQAAAIAGRVSWGWISDHVFGGSRTLPLALVCGVVAFIALAISDLRPPTPPAEAALLAVALGFCGEGWFGLAVIGFAEIGGEEHSGSALGVGLTWSLFAAMLTPALFGAVAQSHGIAVAWRYLAAVEAIGIVPAVLGASVIVRRLGRDRLP; from the coding sequence ATGCGCGGTCCGCGGCCGCATAACCCAATGCCCGAATCGCGCTATGAAGTGCTGGCGCTCTTCACGACCGCAATGGTCGGCGCCTCGATCTTCATCGTTTCGACCGGCGCGCTGGCGCCCTACTTTCGATCGGCGCTTCATCTTGGACAGACCCAGCTTGGCCTGGTTCTCTCGATTCAGTTGCTTGGCTCAGTCGCGATGACATCCGTGGCGGGACTGCTTACGGATCGTTATGGCGATAAGGCGATCGTTTTTTGGAGCGGGACCTTGATGGGAGTTTCCCTCTTCGCCGCATCGCTCGTCGCCAACTATATCTGGTTGATGCTCTGGCTTTTCGTCTACGGCATCGGTTACGCCGCCGTGACCCCGGCCGGCAGCCACGCCGTCATCTTCTTTTTTGACAAGGCGCATCGGGGCTTTGCGATGGGCGTGCGCCAGTGCGGGGTGCCGATTGCAGGCCTCCTCGGTTCGATCGCGTTGCCGGCGGTCGCAGCCCATTTCCAGTATCGCGGCGCGCTCGCGACGGCCGGCGCCGTGACCATCCTCGGCGCTTGGACCGCTTCCTCGCTCTACCGCGAGCCGCGGGAACTCCAGGGTGAACGGGCGTCGATGCGGGCGATGTTCGCCGGCATGTTGCAGATAGCTCGCGAGACGCGGCTCATCTTGCTGACGATAACCTCCATGGTTTTGATCTACGGACAGTTCGCGTTGATCGGCTTCTTCACGCTGACGTTGGTTCGCCAAGCCGGCTACGCGCTGCCGCTGGCCGTCGGACTCTTCTCGCTCTCACAAGCGGCGGCGATCGCCGGCAGAGTGTCATGGGGATGGATCAGCGACCACGTGTTCGGCGGAAGCCGAACGTTGCCGCTCGCGCTGGTCTGCGGTGTCGTCGCCTTCATTGCGCTGGCGATTTCAGACCTTCGACCGCCCACGCCGCCGGCCGAGGCCGCGCTGCTCGCGGTCGCGTTAGGTTTTTGCGGTGAGGGTTGGTTTGGGTTGGCCGTCATCGGCTTTGCCGAAATCGGCGGCGAAGAGCATTCGGGCAGCGCGCTCGGCGTCGGCCTGACGTGGTCGCTCTTTGCCGCGATGCTGACGCCGGCGCTCTTCGGCGCGGTCGCACAATCGCACGGCATCGCCGTCGCCTGGCGATACTTAGCGGCTGTGGAGGCGATCGGCATCGTACCGGCGGTGCTCGGCGCGTCAGTCATCGTCCGGCGCCTCGGAAGAGACCGGTTGCCGTAA
- a CDS encoding response regulator transcription factor, with product MRVLVVEDNVPVAESIRMMLEARRYAANVVTDGEAGLDHLLRRCYDAAVVDVGLPGMDGFALARTARAQGVQTPILMLTARDAVEDRVAGLGCGADDYLVKPFVEEELMARIASILRRADRPVLGTIEAGKLRIDLAARSVTYDRSLVALGATEFRLLEFLARNAGIALSRTQIVERIWDYDFEGSSNIVDVYVSQLRRKLNSLGARGVIETVWGIGYRFKA from the coding sequence ATGCGGGTCTTGGTCGTCGAAGACAACGTTCCGGTCGCCGAATCCATACGAATGATGCTGGAGGCGCGCCGGTACGCCGCCAACGTCGTCACCGACGGAGAGGCTGGGCTCGACCATCTTCTGCGCCGCTGCTATGACGCAGCGGTGGTCGACGTCGGTCTACCGGGCATGGATGGATTCGCGCTCGCTCGCACGGCGCGCGCGCAAGGCGTGCAAACGCCGATCCTGATGCTGACCGCGCGCGATGCGGTCGAAGACCGCGTTGCCGGCCTGGGCTGCGGTGCCGACGACTATCTCGTCAAGCCGTTCGTCGAAGAAGAGCTGATGGCGCGAATTGCCTCGATTCTGCGCCGCGCCGATCGGCCGGTGCTCGGAACCATCGAAGCGGGAAAACTTCGCATCGATTTGGCCGCACGCAGCGTAACGTACGATCGCAGCTTGGTGGCTCTTGGCGCGACCGAGTTTCGCCTCTTGGAGTTTCTCGCGCGCAATGCCGGAATCGCGCTCTCGCGCACGCAGATCGTCGAGCGCATCTGGGACTACGACTTCGAAGGTTCCAGCAATATCGTTGACGTCTACGTGAGCCAGCTTCGCCGCAAGCTGAACTCGCTTGGCGCGCGCGGCGTCATCGAAACCGTCTGGGGGATCGGATACCGCTTCAAAGCGTAA
- a CDS encoding ABC transporter substrate-binding protein, giving the protein MKRRSFIAAAAATAAGGIAARGRAQIIPGQPQQYLQQLTIAVNVTLSGPLQKYGQEVVKGVQAAVDEQNRFNAPISHVWGMRALDDRNDPGLAAANANVAAADYTVIGLIGNLNASMTLAALSRYANMGFAVIVPTVTADAVTRRGYHNVYRLPAKDSSSGRLFASAALEGKRGVTAIAVAFDGDYGYDVGNAFVTTAKLNRHAAELLLFPLNTTDPVQAARTVIDRSPGYVFLAGKTAELGPIADAMRVAGYAGEFGAADGFYNSETIATYAKTLQGAYVASPMPPINRIPSAVQLVTDFEREVTQITTQSAYGYAAAQLLIAAAARDNATSRQSLLISLQSGGVFTTLVGQFAFNISGDPLIPNIYLYTVGNDGFKFARPAVRTGFVF; this is encoded by the coding sequence GTGAAGCGACGGTCGTTCATTGCCGCGGCGGCAGCGACCGCCGCGGGCGGCATCGCCGCGCGCGGGCGCGCCCAAATCATTCCGGGCCAGCCGCAGCAATATCTACAGCAGCTCACGATCGCGGTCAACGTCACGCTTTCGGGACCGTTGCAGAAGTACGGCCAAGAAGTGGTCAAAGGGGTTCAAGCGGCAGTCGACGAGCAGAATCGATTCAACGCACCGATCTCGCACGTCTGGGGAATGCGCGCTCTCGACGATCGCAATGATCCCGGGCTAGCGGCCGCCAATGCGAATGTGGCCGCCGCCGACTACACGGTGATCGGATTGATCGGCAACCTCAATGCGTCGATGACGCTTGCAGCACTCTCGCGCTATGCGAATATGGGTTTTGCCGTCATCGTCCCCACGGTCACTGCCGATGCGGTGACGCGACGAGGCTATCACAACGTCTATCGATTGCCGGCGAAAGATAGTTCGTCGGGAAGGCTCTTTGCGAGTGCGGCGCTCGAAGGTAAACGCGGCGTCACCGCAATCGCCGTCGCCTTCGACGGCGACTACGGTTACGACGTCGGAAACGCGTTCGTCACGACGGCAAAGCTGAACCGCCACGCGGCCGAGCTCTTGCTCTTTCCGCTCAATACCACCGACCCGGTGCAAGCGGCACGTACCGTCATCGATCGCTCGCCCGGGTACGTCTTTCTCGCGGGGAAGACGGCGGAACTCGGGCCAATCGCCGACGCAATGCGAGTCGCTGGTTACGCCGGCGAGTTCGGCGCGGCCGACGGTTTCTACAACTCCGAAACGATCGCAACGTACGCCAAGACGCTGCAAGGCGCATACGTCGCATCCCCGATGCCGCCGATCAACCGGATACCGAGTGCCGTGCAGCTCGTGACCGACTTCGAGCGCGAAGTCACCCAAATCACGACGCAATCGGCGTATGGTTACGCAGCCGCGCAACTGCTCATCGCCGCAGCGGCGCGCGACAATGCGACGTCGCGCCAATCACTGCTGATCTCTTTGCAATCGGGTGGCGTATTCACGACGCTCGTCGGCCAGTTCGCATTTAACATCAGCGGCGATCCGCTCATCCCGAACATTTACCTCTATACCGTCGGAAACGACGGCTTCAAGTTCGCGCGTCCAGCCGTTCGCACCGGATTCGTTTTCTAG